A window from Symbiopectobacterium purcellii encodes these proteins:
- the nth gene encoding endonuclease III — translation MNKEKRGEILRRLRDANPHPTTELRFETPFELLIAVLLSAQATDVSVNKATAKLYPVANTPEALLALGVDGVKDYIRTIGLFNSKAENIIKTCRILLDKHQGQVPENREALEALPGVGRKTANVVLNTAFGWPTIAVDTHIFRVCNRTGFAPGKNVDTVEEKLLKVVPAEFKIDCHHWLILHGRYTCIARKPRCGSCLIEDLCEFGDKVYA, via the coding sequence ATGAACAAGGAAAAACGCGGCGAAATCTTGCGTCGTCTGCGCGATGCGAATCCCCATCCGACCACCGAACTACGCTTTGAGACACCGTTCGAGCTGCTGATTGCCGTACTGCTATCCGCCCAGGCCACGGACGTCAGCGTGAATAAAGCCACGGCAAAACTCTACCCGGTCGCGAACACGCCAGAAGCCTTATTGGCGCTTGGCGTGGACGGGGTGAAAGATTATATCCGCACCATCGGCCTGTTTAACAGCAAGGCTGAAAACATCATCAAGACCTGCCGGATCCTGTTAGACAAGCATCAAGGGCAGGTGCCGGAAAATCGCGAAGCGCTGGAAGCACTGCCCGGTGTCGGCCGAAAAACCGCTAATGTGGTATTAAACACTGCCTTTGGTTGGCCCACCATCGCCGTTGACACGCACATTTTTCGTGTGTGCAACCGCACCGGTTTTGCGCCGGGAAAAAATGTGGATACGGTAGAAGAAAAGCTATTGAAGGTGGTGCCCGCTGAATTCAAAATCGACTGCCACCACTGGCTGATTCTGCACGGACGTTACACCTGCATCGCCCGTAAACCACGCTGTGGCTCCTGCCTGATTGAAGATTTGTGCGAGTTCGGTGACAAGGTTTACGCCTGA
- a CDS encoding alpha/beta hydrolase family protein, producing the protein MIKLVLSVVAFALIVISGIVLHGLSAFELPERAQQTLSFSLGDTHLEGTLLLPDNTQNPPVVLLVHGDGAQDRWSDGGYLPLVNALVAQGIGVFSWDKPGVAASSGEWLAQTLGDRADEAVAALHALRSRPELKGSRLGFLGFSQAGWVVPNASQRATADFIVLIGPAINWRDQSLYYMQQRLAAEGAESSAIAAAIATERAAYSQRFTPQTVMQPCASRCTRDDFERRNALADARQDIAAQRAPVMVLMGAQDLNVSSTETLTVWSRLLPVATSRCLREVKDATHGLLRAKWFNYQLSEQWPRWTQWGFLAAGQSAYAPGALDAIAEWILERRC; encoded by the coding sequence ATGATCAAGCTTGTGCTATCAGTGGTAGCCTTTGCGCTAATAGTAATATCAGGCATCGTGTTACATGGCCTCTCTGCTTTTGAACTCCCTGAACGCGCCCAGCAGACATTATCGTTTTCGCTGGGCGATACCCACCTTGAAGGCACGCTGTTGCTGCCTGATAACACACAAAATCCGCCTGTGGTGTTGCTGGTGCACGGCGACGGGGCTCAGGATCGTTGGTCTGATGGGGGTTACCTTCCGCTGGTCAATGCCCTGGTTGCCCAGGGGATTGGCGTCTTTTCCTGGGATAAACCCGGCGTGGCGGCCAGTAGCGGTGAGTGGCTGGCACAAACGTTGGGCGATCGCGCGGATGAAGCGGTTGCCGCGCTGCATGCGTTACGCTCTCGCCCCGAATTGAAAGGGAGTCGCCTGGGATTTCTCGGTTTTTCTCAAGCGGGATGGGTGGTCCCCAATGCCAGTCAGCGCGCTACGGCAGATTTTATCGTGTTGATTGGCCCCGCGATAAACTGGCGCGATCAAAGTCTCTACTACATGCAGCAGCGTTTAGCCGCAGAAGGGGCTGAATCGTCGGCGATTGCCGCGGCTATTGCGACAGAACGCGCGGCTTATTCACAACGCTTTACCCCGCAAACGGTGATGCAACCTTGCGCGTCACGTTGTACGCGAGACGATTTTGAGCGGCGTAATGCGCTAGCCGACGCGCGTCAGGACATTGCCGCACAGCGTGCGCCGGTGATGGTGCTGATGGGGGCACAGGATCTCAATGTTTCTTCGACGGAAACGTTAACGGTGTGGAGCCGGTTACTGCCGGTGGCAACCTCCCGTTGTTTGCGCGAAGTCAAAGATGCCACCCACGGTTTGCTGCGCGCCAAATGGTTTAATTATCAGTTGAGCGAACAATGGCCGCGCTGGACGCAGTGGGGATTTTTAGCCGCGGGGCAATCTGCCTACGCGCCCGGTGCCCTGGACGCGATCGCAGAATGGATCTTGGAGAGACGTTGCTGA
- the cysB gene encoding HTH-type transcriptional regulator CysB yields the protein MKLQQLRYIVEVVNHNLNVSSTAEGLYTSQPGISKQVRMLEDELGIQIFARSGKHLTQVTPAGQEVVRIAREVLSKVDAIKAVAGEHTYPDKGSLYVATTHTQARYALPDVIKGFIERYPRVSLHMHQGSPTQIAEAVAKGTADFAIATEALHLYDDLIMLQCYHWNRAVVVKPDHPLATKKDITIEELAAYPIVTYTFGFTGRSELDTAFNRAGLTPRIVFTATDADVIKTYVRLGLGVGVIANMAVDPRTETDLMTINANSIFSYSTTKIGFRRSTFLRSYMYDFIQRFAPHLTRDVVDSAIALRSNEEIEAMFKDITLPVK from the coding sequence ATGAAATTGCAACAGCTTCGTTATATCGTTGAAGTTGTTAATCATAACCTGAACGTTTCCTCAACGGCTGAGGGTTTGTATACCTCGCAACCGGGGATCAGTAAACAGGTGAGAATGCTGGAAGATGAGCTCGGAATTCAAATCTTTGCGCGCAGCGGTAAACACCTGACTCAGGTAACGCCGGCAGGCCAGGAAGTGGTGCGAATCGCCCGGGAAGTGCTTTCCAAGGTAGATGCCATCAAGGCAGTAGCCGGAGAACACACCTATCCTGATAAAGGTTCGCTCTATGTGGCGACCACGCATACGCAGGCGCGTTACGCACTGCCGGATGTCATCAAAGGTTTTATTGAGCGCTATCCTCGCGTTTCACTGCACATGCATCAGGGGTCGCCAACGCAGATAGCCGAAGCGGTCGCGAAAGGGACGGCAGATTTTGCCATCGCCACTGAGGCGCTGCATCTGTATGACGATTTGATCATGCTGCAGTGCTACCACTGGAATCGCGCGGTGGTGGTGAAACCCGATCATCCGTTGGCAACGAAAAAAGATATCACCATTGAAGAGCTGGCAGCGTATCCGATCGTTACCTACACCTTCGGTTTTACCGGCCGTTCTGAGCTGGATACCGCATTCAACCGCGCAGGGTTGACGCCGCGCATCGTGTTTACCGCCACGGATGCCGACGTGATCAAAACCTACGTGCGTCTGGGATTAGGCGTTGGTGTTATTGCCAACATGGCCGTCGATCCGCGCACGGAGACGGATCTGATGACCATTAACGCCAATAGCATTTTCAGCTACAGCACCACCAAGATCGGGTTCCGCCGCAGTACCTTCCTGCGCAGCTACATGTATGATTTTATTCAGCGCTTTGCGCCGCACCTCACGCGTGATGTGGTGGATTCTGCCATTGCCCTACGTTCAAATGAAGAAATTGAAGCTATGTTCAAGGATATAACGCTGCCAGTAAAATAG
- the topA gene encoding type I DNA topoisomerase, which yields MGKALVIVESPAKAKTINKYLGNDYVVKSSVGHVRDLPTSGSAAAKKSAEPGKAKKAGKKDERTALVNRMGVDPYHGWQADYEILPGKEKVVSELKTLAANADHVYLATDLDREGEAIAWHLREIIGGDEGRFSRVVFNEITKNAIKQAFEKPDKLNIDRVNAQQARRFMDRVVGYMVSPLLWKKIARGLSAGRVQSVAVRLVVEREREIKAFIPEEYWELHADLQSSSAALQMQVTHVDGKPFKPVNKAQTAAAVSVLEAARYVVAEREDKPTSSKPGAPFITSTLQQAASTRLGFGVKKTMMMAQRLYEAGYITYMRTDSTNLSQDALTMARDYIASSFGNAYLPESANLYSSKENSQEAHEAIRPSDVAVLADALKDMEADAQKLYQLIWRQFVACQMTPAKYDSTTLSVNAEGYQLRAKGRTLRFDGWTKVMPALRKGDEDRTLPTVEVGEVMTLDKLLPSQHFTKPPARYSDASLVKELEKRGIGRPSTYASIISTIQDRGYVRVENRRFYAEKMGEIVTDRLEENFRELMNYDFTARMESSLDQVANNQAEWKGVLDEFFAEFSQQLEKAEMDPEVGGMRPNAMVLTTIDCPTCGRKMGIRTASTGVFLGCSGYALTPKERCKTTINLIPEAEVLNVLEGDEAETNALRARRRCGKCGTAMDSYLIDNQRKLHVCGNNPACDGYEIENGEFRIKGYDGPVVECDKCGSDMHLKMGRFGKYMACTNESCTNTRKILRNGEVAPPKEDPVPLPELPCEKSDAYFVLRDGAAGVFLAANTFPKSRETRAPLVEELVRFRDRLPEKLRYLADAPVEDAEGNKAVVRFSRKTKQQYVASEKNGKATGWSAFYVDGKWTSEKK from the coding sequence ATGGGTAAAGCTCTCGTCATAGTTGAGTCCCCGGCCAAAGCCAAAACAATCAACAAATATCTGGGCAATGACTACGTGGTGAAATCGAGCGTCGGTCATGTGCGTGATTTGCCGACCAGCGGTTCCGCGGCGGCAAAGAAGAGCGCTGAGCCTGGTAAAGCGAAAAAAGCCGGCAAAAAAGATGAGCGCACCGCGCTGGTCAATCGTATGGGCGTTGATCCGTACCACGGCTGGCAGGCTGATTACGAAATATTGCCCGGCAAAGAGAAAGTCGTCTCTGAACTGAAAACGTTGGCGGCCAATGCCGACCACGTCTATCTCGCAACCGACCTTGACCGCGAAGGGGAAGCCATTGCCTGGCACCTGCGGGAAATCATTGGTGGCGATGAAGGCCGTTTCAGCCGCGTGGTGTTTAACGAAATCACCAAGAACGCGATCAAGCAGGCGTTTGAAAAACCAGATAAATTAAATATCGATAGGGTCAATGCGCAGCAAGCGCGGCGTTTTATGGACCGTGTCGTGGGCTACATGGTTTCTCCACTGTTGTGGAAAAAAATTGCCCGTGGGCTGTCTGCCGGTCGTGTTCAGTCCGTTGCGGTACGTCTGGTGGTGGAGCGCGAACGCGAAATCAAAGCCTTCATCCCGGAAGAGTACTGGGAACTGCATGCGGATTTGCAGTCATCAAGCGCTGCACTGCAAATGCAGGTGACGCATGTTGATGGCAAACCGTTCAAGCCGGTCAATAAAGCGCAAACCGCAGCGGCGGTCAGCGTGCTGGAGGCCGCGCGTTATGTGGTCGCGGAGCGCGAAGACAAGCCTACCAGCAGCAAGCCGGGGGCTCCTTTCATCACCTCCACGCTGCAACAGGCGGCAAGCACCCGCCTGGGATTTGGCGTTAAAAAAACCATGATGATGGCGCAGCGCTTGTACGAAGCGGGTTACATCACCTACATGCGTACTGACTCCACCAACCTGAGTCAGGATGCGCTGACCATGGCGCGCGATTACATTGCGTCCAGCTTTGGCAACGCTTACCTGCCGGAGAGTGCGAACCTCTACAGCAGTAAAGAAAACTCGCAGGAAGCGCATGAAGCTATCCGCCCCTCGGACGTCGCCGTTCTGGCGGATGCGCTGAAGGATATGGAAGCGGATGCCCAGAAACTTTACCAGTTGATCTGGCGTCAATTTGTCGCTTGTCAAATGACGCCGGCCAAATATGACTCCACAACGCTGTCGGTGAATGCGGAAGGTTATCAACTGCGTGCCAAAGGGCGCACCCTGCGTTTTGACGGCTGGACCAAAGTGATGCCAGCGCTGCGCAAAGGTGATGAAGATCGCACGCTGCCGACCGTTGAGGTAGGCGAAGTAATGACCCTGGATAAATTGCTGCCGAGCCAGCACTTTACCAAACCACCTGCGCGTTATAGCGATGCCTCGCTGGTAAAAGAGCTGGAAAAACGCGGCATTGGTCGTCCGTCAACTTACGCCTCCATCATTTCAACCATTCAGGATCGTGGCTATGTGCGGGTGGAAAACCGCCGTTTCTACGCGGAAAAAATGGGTGAAATTGTTACCGACCGTCTGGAAGAAAATTTCCGTGAGTTGATGAACTACGATTTTACTGCGCGTATGGAAAGCAGCCTTGATCAGGTCGCCAACAACCAGGCGGAATGGAAAGGGGTGCTGGATGAGTTTTTTGCCGAATTCAGCCAGCAGTTGGAAAAAGCGGAAATGGATCCGGAAGTCGGGGGGATGCGCCCCAATGCCATGGTGCTGACTACCATCGATTGCCCGACCTGTGGACGTAAAATGGGGATTCGCACCGCCAGCACTGGCGTGTTCCTCGGTTGTTCCGGCTATGCGTTGACACCAAAAGAGCGTTGCAAAACCACCATCAACCTGATCCCTGAAGCCGAAGTGTTGAACGTGCTGGAAGGGGATGAGGCGGAAACCAATGCGCTGCGTGCCCGTCGTCGTTGTGGCAAATGCGGCACGGCCATGGACAGCTACCTGATCGATAACCAGCGCAAGCTGCATGTGTGCGGCAATAACCCGGCATGTGATGGCTACGAGATCGAAAACGGTGAGTTTCGTATCAAGGGCTACGACGGTCCGGTGGTGGAGTGCGACAAATGCGGTTCTGATATGCACCTGAAAATGGGGCGTTTTGGTAAATACATGGCCTGCACCAACGAAAGCTGCACCAATACCCGCAAGATTTTGCGCAATGGTGAGGTCGCGCCGCCGAAGGAAGATCCGGTTCCCTTACCCGAACTGCCTTGCGAAAAATCCGATGCATACTTTGTGTTGCGTGACGGCGCTGCTGGGGTCTTCCTGGCTGCCAATACCTTCCCTAAATCGCGAGAAACCCGCGCGCCGTTAGTGGAAGAGCTGGTGCGATTCCGCGATCGCCTGCCGGAAAAACTGCGCTATCTGGCCGATGCGCCAGTGGAAGATGCCGAGGGCAACAAAGCGGTGGTTCGCTTTAGTCGTAAAACCAAGCAGCAATACGTTGCGTCGGAGAAAAACGGTAAGGCGACGGGCTGGTCCGCATTCTATGTAGACGGCAAATGGACCTCTGAGAAAAAATAA
- a CDS encoding YciN family protein, which produces MSDNVTMGAVTSATERTPLDRQTLLEEANRLIQNHDDYLHGMIATDVDQKNGVLVFKGDYFLDDNGLPTLKTTAVFNMFKHLAHELSEKYQLID; this is translated from the coding sequence ATGTCAGACAACGTGACCATGGGCGCAGTGACCAGCGCCACAGAGAGAACCCCGCTCGACCGCCAGACGCTGTTAGAAGAAGCTAACCGTCTGATTCAGAACCACGATGACTATCTGCACGGCATGATTGCCACCGACGTTGACCAAAAGAATGGCGTGCTGGTATTTAAAGGGGATTATTTTCTGGATGATAACGGCCTGCCGACATTAAAAACCACGGCAGTGTTTAACATGTTCAAGCATTTGGCGCATGAATTGTCAGAAAAGTATCAACTGATCGACTAA
- the sohB gene encoding protease SohB, whose amino-acid sequence MELLSQYGLFLAKVVTIVLAIGALVVLTFGVTQRKRPRKGELQVMNLGEQYREMQNEMRDTCMSDTERKLVAKRKKKEDKAAAKEEKLRAKRGDEKVVKPRLYVLDFNGSMDAGEVSALREEVSAVLAVATPQDEVLLRLESPGGVVHGYRLAASQLQRLRDGGIRLTVAVDKVAASGGYMMACVADRIVAAPFAIIGSIGVVAQIPNFNRLLKNNDIDVELHTAGEYKRTLTLFGENNTEQGREKFREELNVTHGLFKQFVKEMQPTLDIDKTATGEHWFGTQAQTLGLVDAIGTSDDLLIQEITTHEVLSVRYTRRKRLLDKIMGNAGDSAERLLLRWWQRGSHPFV is encoded by the coding sequence GTGGAATTGCTTTCTCAGTACGGCTTATTTCTGGCAAAAGTAGTTACGATAGTGCTGGCCATTGGCGCACTGGTCGTGTTGACCTTTGGTGTCACGCAGCGAAAACGCCCACGCAAAGGGGAGTTGCAGGTGATGAACCTGGGCGAACAGTATCGCGAAATGCAAAATGAAATGCGCGACACCTGCATGAGTGATACGGAACGCAAACTGGTTGCGAAGCGTAAGAAAAAAGAGGACAAGGCTGCCGCCAAAGAAGAAAAACTGCGCGCCAAACGCGGCGATGAGAAAGTGGTGAAACCACGTCTTTACGTATTGGATTTTAACGGCAGCATGGACGCCGGTGAAGTTTCTGCGCTGCGTGAAGAGGTCTCGGCGGTGCTGGCGGTCGCTACGCCGCAGGATGAAGTGCTGTTGCGCCTGGAAAGCCCCGGTGGTGTGGTTCACGGCTACAGGTTAGCGGCTTCTCAGTTACAGCGCCTGCGTGACGGCGGTATTCGGTTGACCGTCGCCGTGGACAAGGTTGCTGCCAGCGGTGGATACATGATGGCGTGTGTGGCCGATCGTATTGTAGCAGCCCCGTTTGCCATCATCGGCTCTATCGGCGTGGTGGCTCAGATCCCCAACTTTAATCGGTTGCTGAAAAACAATGATATCGATGTGGAGTTGCATACCGCCGGTGAATACAAGCGTACCCTGACGCTGTTTGGGGAGAATAATACCGAGCAAGGGCGTGAAAAATTCCGTGAAGAACTGAACGTGACCCACGGTCTGTTTAAACAGTTTGTCAAAGAGATGCAACCCACGCTGGATATCGATAAAACGGCCACGGGCGAGCATTGGTTTGGCACACAGGCGCAAACGTTAGGGCTGGTCGATGCAATTGGCACCAGTGACGATTTACTGATCCAGGAAATCACCACGCATGAAGTGCTGAGCGTGCGCTATACGCGTCGCAAGCGCCTGCTGGATAAAATCATGGGAAACGCGGGTGACTCCGCTGAGCGTCTGTTGCTGCGTTGGTGGCAGCGGGGCAGCCACCCGTTCGTTTGA
- a CDS encoding YciK family oxidoreductase has protein sequence MHYQPMNDLLKHRLILVTGAGDGIGREAALTYARHGARLILLGRTEHKLQDVQAEILRETGTHSLIVPCDLLTITEQACTTLATDLEKQIPHLDGVLHNAGLLGDIAPIAGQDPATWHQVMQVNVNATFMLTQALLPLLLKAASPSLVFTSSSVGRVGRAEWGAYAVSKFATEGLMQVLADEYRNQHLRVNCINPGGTRTAMRASAFPDEDPQRLKTPAEIMPLYLYLMGDDSKRKTGMSFDAQPGRKPGPAV, from the coding sequence GTGCATTATCAACCTATGAATGACCTTCTCAAACACCGCCTTATCCTGGTCACAGGCGCGGGCGATGGTATCGGGCGTGAAGCCGCGCTCACCTACGCGCGCCACGGTGCCCGGTTGATCCTGCTGGGGCGCACCGAACATAAATTACAGGACGTGCAAGCAGAAATCCTGCGTGAAACGGGGACTCACTCACTGATTGTGCCCTGCGATTTATTGACGATAACGGAACAGGCCTGCACTACGCTGGCAACGGATCTGGAAAAACAGATACCCCACCTTGACGGCGTGCTGCATAACGCGGGGTTGCTCGGGGATATCGCACCGATTGCTGGACAGGATCCGGCCACCTGGCATCAGGTGATGCAAGTTAACGTGAACGCCACCTTTATGCTGACGCAGGCATTGTTACCCCTGTTGCTAAAAGCCGCCAGCCCCTCACTGGTGTTCACCAGTTCCAGCGTGGGTCGCGTGGGCCGTGCAGAATGGGGAGCCTATGCGGTTTCCAAATTCGCCACAGAAGGGCTAATGCAGGTATTAGCCGACGAGTATCGCAATCAGCATTTGCGCGTTAACTGCATCAATCCGGGGGGAACACGCACCGCAATGCGCGCCAGCGCATTCCCGGATGAAGATCCGCAACGTCTCAAAACCCCAGCCGAGATTATGCCGCTCTACCTTTATTTGATGGGCGATGACAGCAAACGCAAAACCGGCATGAGTTTCGACGCACAGCCGGGAAGAAAGCCCGGTCCAGCCGTATAA
- the cobO gene encoding cob(I)yrinic acid a,c-diamide adenosyltransferase, protein MDNDRHKQRQQKLKQRIDERIAAANEVRGILMVFTSNGKGKTTAAFGTATRAVGHGLRVGVIQFIKGEWPNGERNLLAEHGVEFQVMATGFTWDTQDRTGDTLAAQAVWQHGKRMLSDPSLDLVILDEFTYMVSYDYLALEEVVNALQQRPSHQSVIITGRGCHRELLELADTVTEMRPTKHAFDAGIKAQQGIDW, encoded by the coding sequence ATGGATAACGATCGCCACAAGCAGCGCCAGCAAAAGCTGAAACAACGGATTGACGAACGTATTGCAGCGGCCAACGAGGTGCGCGGCATCCTGATGGTTTTCACCAGTAATGGCAAAGGAAAAACCACTGCGGCCTTTGGCACCGCAACACGCGCGGTAGGCCATGGCCTGCGCGTCGGCGTGATTCAATTTATCAAAGGTGAATGGCCTAACGGCGAGCGTAATCTGCTCGCCGAGCACGGCGTTGAATTTCAGGTGATGGCAACCGGTTTTACCTGGGATACGCAGGATCGCACTGGCGATACGCTGGCAGCGCAGGCCGTCTGGCAACACGGTAAACGCATGTTGTCCGATCCTTCGCTCGATCTGGTGATCCTGGATGAGTTTACCTACATGGTGAGCTATGACTATCTGGCACTTGAAGAGGTAGTGAACGCATTACAACAGCGACCGTCCCATCAGAGCGTGATTATTACTGGTCGCGGCTGCCACCGCGAATTGCTGGAATTGGCGGATACGGTAACGGAAATGCGGCCGACAAAACACGCGTTTGATGCGGGTATAAAGGCTCAGCAAGGCATCGATTGGTAA
- the rluB gene encoding 23S rRNA pseudouridine(2605) synthase RluB, translated as MSEKLQKVLARAGHGSRREIEGIIQAGRVSVDGKIATLGDRVEVTKATRIRIDGHVVSVKETEEAVCRVLIYYKPEGELCTRSDPDGRPTVFDRLPKMRDSRWVAVGRLDVNTSGLLLFTTDGELANRLMHPSHEVEREYAVRVFGEVDEDKLKLLTKGVQLDDGPASFCTLKYSGGEGLNQWYNVTLTEGRNREVRRLWEAVGVQVSRLIRVRYGDIPLPKGLPRGGWTEMPLEQLNYLRELVQLPAETTSKLPVERERRRVKANQIRRAVKSHGQAGPARRSAPKRNG; from the coding sequence ATGAGCGAAAAGTTACAAAAAGTGCTGGCGCGCGCTGGCCACGGCTCACGCCGCGAGATTGAAGGCATTATCCAGGCAGGCCGTGTGAGCGTGGACGGAAAAATCGCGACGCTGGGCGACCGCGTCGAGGTGACCAAGGCAACCCGCATTCGTATCGATGGTCACGTGGTTTCTGTGAAGGAAACCGAAGAAGCGGTGTGTCGCGTACTGATCTATTACAAGCCGGAAGGTGAGCTGTGCACCCGCAGCGATCCCGATGGTCGCCCGACGGTATTCGACCGCTTGCCGAAAATGCGCGATTCGCGCTGGGTAGCGGTAGGGCGTCTGGATGTGAATACCTCTGGCCTGTTGTTGTTCACCACCGACGGCGAATTGGCAAACCGCTTGATGCACCCCAGTCATGAAGTAGAACGTGAATATGCGGTGCGGGTGTTTGGTGAAGTGGATGAGGATAAACTCAAACTACTGACCAAAGGTGTACAGCTTGATGACGGTCCTGCATCGTTCTGCACCCTGAAGTACAGCGGTGGTGAAGGATTGAACCAGTGGTATAACGTCACACTGACAGAAGGGCGCAACCGTGAAGTGCGTCGTCTGTGGGAAGCGGTCGGCGTGCAGGTGAGCCGCCTGATTCGTGTGCGCTATGGTGACATCCCATTACCAAAAGGGTTGCCGCGCGGTGGGTGGACAGAAATGCCGCTCGAGCAGCTTAACTATCTGCGTGAGCTGGTGCAATTGCCGGCGGAAACTACCAGTAAATTGCCGGTGGAGCGCGAGCGTCGTCGGGTGAAAGCCAATCAAATTCGTCGTGCGGTCAAAAGCCACGGTCAGGCTGGTCCCGCGCGGCGCAGTGCGCCAAAGCGTAACGGCTAA
- a CDS encoding GNAT family N-acetyltransferase yields MTSISPLVCRDATHYNSHQIAAILTECFTDYVVPFTLDGPTFATRFNAEGLSLTESRIWSANNNPVALAIMVRRGSRCRLAAFAVHPRWRRGGLGTALLEQLLNEARQRGDCALWLEVISCNAAGIALYDKMGFVRQDTLCGFAAPQGNGTKNSSVTLTRCDPVTIIGSMIAAPDNGLPWMIDPLGTVALPAQGYHSGNDAYAIVATAFTNPQLRTLYVAPTARRQGHARRLLQALAAQFEGIYTPVAVPQALTPLFLQAGWEQHPTTQFTLCHSLTETER; encoded by the coding sequence ATGACATCGATTTCACCGCTGGTCTGCCGTGATGCCACGCACTACAACAGCCATCAGATCGCCGCCATATTAACCGAGTGTTTCACGGATTACGTGGTCCCTTTCACCCTTGATGGCCCAACGTTTGCCACACGCTTTAACGCCGAGGGACTTTCATTGACCGAGAGTCGCATCTGGAGTGCTAACAATAATCCGGTGGCGTTGGCAATCATGGTGCGGCGCGGCTCGCGTTGCCGTTTGGCCGCCTTTGCCGTTCATCCGCGCTGGCGCCGTGGCGGATTAGGAACCGCGTTGTTAGAACAATTGCTGAATGAAGCACGTCAACGAGGCGACTGCGCCCTGTGGCTTGAGGTGATTAGCTGCAATGCAGCGGGCATTGCTTTGTATGACAAGATGGGATTTGTACGTCAGGACACCCTGTGCGGTTTTGCTGCACCACAGGGCAATGGAACAAAAAACAGTTCTGTAACATTAACGCGTTGTGATCCGGTCACCATTATCGGCAGCATGATCGCAGCACCGGATAACGGGCTACCCTGGATGATCGACCCGTTGGGCACGGTCGCCCTGCCGGCACAGGGATATCACAGCGGCAATGATGCCTACGCCATTGTTGCCACTGCGTTTACCAATCCACAGTTGCGGACGCTTTATGTCGCGCCCACCGCCCGGCGGCAAGGTCATGCACGGCGACTACTGCAAGCGCTGGCCGCGCAGTTCGAGGGGATTTATACCCCGGTTGCGGTACCGCAGGCGTTGACCCCGTTATTTTTACAGGCTGGTTGGGAACAGCACCCGACGACCCAATTTACGCTGTGCCATTCGTTGACGGAAACAGAACGCTGA
- a CDS encoding L-threonylcarbamoyladenylate synthase, producing the protein MSQFFYIHPQNPQPRLINQSVDVLRKGGVLVYPTDSGYALGCMLGEKNAMERICQIRHLDSNHNFTIVCRDLSEISTYAYVDNAAFRLIKNNTPGNYTFILKATKEVPRRLMSEKRKTIGLRVPSNEIALALLEALNEPLMSTTLMLPGNDFAESDPEEIQDHLGKRVDLIIHGGFLGQKPTTVIDLTDSAPVVVREGTGDISPFQ; encoded by the coding sequence ATGAGTCAGTTTTTTTATATTCATCCACAAAACCCGCAGCCCCGGTTGATCAATCAATCTGTGGATGTGCTACGTAAAGGTGGCGTGCTGGTCTATCCCACCGATTCTGGTTATGCATTGGGATGTATGCTGGGCGAGAAGAACGCGATGGAGCGCATTTGTCAAATTCGCCATCTGGACAGCAACCATAACTTCACCATCGTATGTCGCGATCTTTCCGAAATATCTACCTATGCCTATGTGGATAATGCGGCGTTTCGCCTGATCAAGAACAATACGCCCGGTAACTACACCTTTATTTTGAAAGCCACCAAAGAAGTACCGCGCCGATTGATGAGTGAAAAACGTAAAACCATCGGCCTGCGTGTGCCCTCTAACGAGATAGCACTGGCGCTGTTGGAAGCGCTGAATGAGCCGCTAATGTCGACCACATTGATGCTGCCGGGCAATGATTTTGCGGAGTCCGATCCGGAAGAGATTCAAGATCATTTGGGCAAACGGGTGGATTTAATTATCCACGGTGGATTTCTGGGACAAAAACCCACAACGGTGATTGATCTGACCGACTCGGCGCCGGTTGTGGTGCGTGAAGGCACCGGCGATATTTCACCGTTTCAGTGA